The sequence CTGTTCCTGACCCTTGTAACACAGCGCCCACTGAAAGCATTCTTCCGCGGTGAAACCAACTTCAGCGAACAGTTTATGTCAGGTGTTGTTGACCTGCGGGATGGCCTAGTTGCCGGTGCACGCAACATGATTGGCATTGGCCTCGCAACAGCAACGGCTGGCGTGATTGTCGGCACTGTAACGCTGACAGGTGTTGGTCAAGTTATGGCCGATCTGGTCGAGTTCCTGTCAGGCGGAAACCTTATCCTGATGTTGATCCTAGTCGGCTTTCTCTCTTTGTTTTTGGGAATGGGTCTGCCAACGACTGCGAACTACATCGTGGTCTCCTCACTTTTGGCCGCTGTCGTAGTGGAACTGGGCGCGCAGGCTGACCTGATTGTGCCGCTAATCGCAGTACATCTCTTTGTATTCTACTTCGGCATTATGGCCGATGTAACGCCACCGGTCGGTCTCGCAAGTTTTGCCGCAGCGGCCGTTTCAGGCGGAGATGCAATCAAAACCGGCTTCACCGCGTTTTTCTATAGCTTGCGCACAGTGGCGCTTCCGTTTGTGTTTATCTTCAACACGGATCTGTTGCTGATTGATGTTGGACTCGTGAAAGGCATATTCGTCTTCATTGTCGCCTCCATCGCCATTCTGGTGTTCACAGCAGGCACGATGGGCTGGTTCATTACGCGCAATAAAGTCTATGAAAGTGTAGCATTAGTGTTAATTGCCTTCGTGTTGTTCCGACCCGACTTTGTGATCAATCGGGTGCAACCTCCCTATCAGAGCTTTTCAGGAACCGAACTGGCTCAATCTGTCGGAACGGCAAACGTGGGTGACGAGTTGCGGGTTGTTGTTTCGGGGCCTGATTTTGACAACGGACAGATCAAACAACTCACGCTGTTGCTTGACATCGCAAATGAGGGATCAGGCGAAGAACGCCTGTCAAGCTTTGGTCTCGCGACGCTGGACGAAGACGGCAAGGTGCTGTTGGAAGAGCCTTTCCCAGGCACGCCTTTCTTTGACCAGATGTCGGGATTTGATTTCTATGGCGATGAATCGGTTGTTGTCGCCGAAATCAAAACGCCTTCCGATCAACTGCCCAAGGAAATCGTATTTTTTCCCGCATTCCTGGCACTGGCATTCCTAATGTTCTTGCAATTCCGGCGGAGCAAAAACACCAAAGAGGAGAAACTGGCATGAGCAACGGTGTCTTATGTGCGATCGATATAAGTAGCGACGATCAGGATGCGCATGTTCTGAAAGTAGCCATTCAACAGGCGTCGCTTCGCGGAACACATCTTGACGTCATGACGGTGCTACCGGACTACGGGTTAAGTTTGGTGGGGTCTTACTTTGACAAAAACCAGCACGCAAAAGTGGAAGAAAACGCAAAAGACTTACTGAGTGAGGTCGTTGCTCGCCATACTGAAAACAAGCAAAACCCCGAAACCCGTGCAGTCGTCGCAACTGGATCGGTATATGAACAGGTTTTGCAGTTAGCGAAGACAACCAAATGCGCGTTGATCGTCATCGGAGCACACCGCCCCGAGCTCAGTGACTACCTTCTGGGTCCAAACGCGGCCCGAATTGTGCGGCACTCACATTGTTCGGTCTATGTCGTCCGAGACTGACGGGACCGTTGGTAAACGAAGCCACATTGAGAAGAACGGCGAGTGCGGATCGTTGTCTCCAAGCGCCTGCGCCTCGCGCCGCTAAACGCCGGTCATGGCAGCCACGCAGCAAAACCAATGCGGCCTCAAAATCAGTGGCAAACGCGCGGCCGATCACGGCCCAGGTCAATATAGTTGCCCTCTCTTTCGCTGCCATTTGTGCAGTACGCTGTGAATTCGACGACTGATCCTTGCTGCGGTATGTATTATTGGCCGGTCTTGCCGCCGCGCGAAGTGATTGGATATTGCGCTCACGCAGCAACTTTCACGCTGCGAGCACGCGCAGCGTGACATTCGGACTCACAGTTTGGGCTCAGCACCGACCAACGCGGCATGAGGGACAGACGCCCGCTTTGAAATGGCGAGCGGCAGCACCGCTCGCCAAAATGGCTCACATGTCGATGCGTTCAGCGATGCTCAAGGCATCTTCGAGTTCGACGCCAAGATAACGCACTGTACTGTCGACCTTCGTGTGACCAAGCAGCAGTTGTACCGCGCGGAGGTTTCCTGTCTTGCGGTAAATCTCTGCGGCCTTTGTACGGCGAAGTGAATGCGTGCCATAACCACTTGGTTCAAGGCCGATTGCAGTCACCCAATCGCGGACAAGCCGACCATACTGACGGGTGGAGATATGGGGGCGGTCATGGAACCGGCTTGGGAACATGAACTGACACGCGAACATCTCAGGTGATTTGACCCAAGCCAAGACAGTTTCGCGTTTGTTTTCCGTCAATTCGAACTGCACAGGCCGCTTGGTCTTGCTCTGGATCACCGAAACGCGTTCTCGCACGCGATCATCTTTCACTAGGTCAGACACGGTCAACTTGACGAGATCACAGCCGCGCAACTTGCTATCTATTGCGACGTTGAACAAAGCAAGATCGCGCAGGTAACCCGCCGGTTCGAGCCGCGCCCAGATCGCCCAGACCTGTTTGGGCAGCAAAGGTCGTTTTTGACCGATGATCCGCCCCTTGTTCCAAGCTCTGTGTTTCGAGGTTGTTGCGGGAAGTTGGACTCTTGGCATAATCTGCCCTCCGTTCCTCCCTCCAAGCCCATTCGCTAGCACCGCGCTAGCGGTGTGTTTTTAGCATCCTTGCTAACGGCAGTTTTCAGAAGCTAACGGACAGGGCCTGTGCTGCAAGGGCAATCGACTGCTTTGAGCCCACTTTGACCGATGCTGCATTTTGCGCGAATGTCGGCATTCGGAAAATACTCAAAAGCGCGATCCAGCCCTTCTGATGTCGCTAGAGTGATGAATTTCTGTTTCAGTGGCGTCAGATTTCTCCGGCTATGATCTGGGCGTAGACATTCGGATCAGTGATTCCTTCGGATCCAATGACGATGATGCGTGAATTGGCGTCTAGGCATAAATTCCGCTGTAGAGCAGGTTGTTTGGCTGCTGCAACGACAGCACAAAGCCCAGCGACACCGCTTTCACCGGCTTCAAAGGGTTCGTCACCACAGGCACCATTAGCCAATATCCGAACCATCGGACCGACAATATTTTCGGGGATAGTGATAAAGTCGTGGGCAGCATCCGCAAGGACTGACCAAGCCAATTCTGATGGTTCACCACACGACAGGCCCGCCATGATGGTTTCCTTTGAAATCTCCACGCTTGTCGCTTCATTCGCCCTAGCGCTTGCGAACAAACAGGGTGCGAGTTCGGGCTCGACA comes from Yoonia sp. GPGPB17 and encodes:
- a CDS encoding TRAP transporter permease; translated protein: IIASIFLCYVFFGDGNWVPDVIRWKGASLSKAMSHMWTTSEGVFGLALGVSTKFVFLFVLFGALLDKAGAGNYFIKLAFGALGHLRGGPAKAAVVGSAATGLISGSSIANVVTTGTFTIPLMRRVGFTNEQAGAVEVASSVNGQIMPPVMGAAAFLMVEYVGIPYVQVITHAFLPAAISYVALIYIVHLEAVKRNMPTIGDRVVSMGKTIGGMFAFFAGFALLCYATQFPVALVTSLVPEGAGWILAAMVGVVYLLLVWFASKSPDLELDDPNAKDVTLPVVSEIYKTGLYYLLPIIVLVYFLMIEQKSPALSAFWATMLLFLTLVTQRPLKAFFRGETNFSEQFMSGVVDLRDGLVAGARNMIGIGLATATAGVIVGTVTLTGVGQVMADLVEFLSGGNLILMLILVGFLSLFLGMGLPTTANYIVVSSLLAAVVVELGAQADLIVPLIAVHLFVFYFGIMADVTPPVGLASFAAAAVSGGDAIKTGFTAFFYSLRTVALPFVFIFNTDLLLIDVGLVKGIFVFIVASIAILVFTAGTMGWFITRNKVYESVALVLIAFVLFRPDFVINRVQPPYQSFSGTELAQSVGTANVGDELRVVVSGPDFDNGQIKQLTLLLDIANEGSGEERLSSFGLATLDEDGKVLLEEPFPGTPFFDQMSGFDFYGDESVVVAEIKTPSDQLPKEIVFFPAFLALAFLMFLQFRRSKNTKEEKLA
- a CDS encoding universal stress protein — its product is MSNGVLCAIDISSDDQDAHVLKVAIQQASLRGTHLDVMTVLPDYGLSLVGSYFDKNQHAKVEENAKDLLSEVVARHTENKQNPETRAVVATGSVYEQVLQLAKTTKCALIVIGAHRPELSDYLLGPNAARIVRHSHCSVYVVRD
- a CDS encoding tyrosine-type recombinase/integrase; protein product: MPRVQLPATTSKHRAWNKGRIIGQKRPLLPKQVWAIWARLEPAGYLRDLALFNVAIDSKLRGCDLVKLTVSDLVKDDRVRERVSVIQSKTKRPVQFELTENKRETVLAWVKSPEMFACQFMFPSRFHDRPHISTRQYGRLVRDWVTAIGLEPSGYGTHSLRRTKAAEIYRKTGNLRAVQLLLGHTKVDSTVRYLGVELEDALSIAERIDM